In a genomic window of Flavobacterium lipolyticum:
- a CDS encoding bifunctional aconitate hydratase 2/2-methylisocitrate dehydratase, with protein sequence MNTYQDYIKEIEERKGQGLHPKPIDGAELASEIISQIKDVNNPYREDSLKFFIYNTLPGTTSAAGEKAEFLKEIILGEAVVSEITPAFAFELLSHMKGGPSIKVLLDLALGNDVAIAKDAAKVLKTQVFLYEADTDRLVEAFKNNNEVAKEILESYAQAEFFTKLPEVADEIKVVTFIAGEGDISTDLLSPGNQAHSRSDRELHGQCMITPQAQQEIRALQAQHPDKSIMLIAEKGTMGVGSSRMSGVNNVALWTGKQSSPYIPFVNIAPIVGGTNGISPIFLTTVDVTGGIGLDLKNWVKKVDAAGNVVRNENDEPILEQTYSVATGTVLTINIKERKLYNGDQELIDISKAFTPQKMEFIKAGGSYAIVFGKKLQTFAAKTLGVTAPTVFAPSKEISHDGQGLTAVEKIFNRNAVGSTPGKVLHAGSDVRVEVNIVGSQDTTGLMTAQELESMAATVISPIVDGAYQSGCHTASVWDKKAQANIPKLMKFMNDFGLITARDPKGVYHSMTDVIHKVLNDITIDEWAIIIGGDSHTRMSKGVAFGADSGTVALALATGEASMPIPESVKVTFKGDMKGYMDFRDVVHATQAQMLHQFGGENVFQGRIIEVHIGTLNADQAFTFTDWTAEMKAKASICISEDDTLIESLEIAKGRIQIMIDKGMDNDKHVLQGLINKANKRIEEVRTSEKPALTPDSNAKYYAEVIVDLDQIAEPMIADPDVNNADVSKRYTHDTIRPLSFYGGEKKVDLGFIGSCMVHKGDMKILAQMLKNVEAQKGKVEFKAPLVVAPPTYNIVDELKAEGDWEVLQKYSGFEFNDSAPKGAARTEYENMLYLERPGCNLCMGNQEKAAKGDTVMATSTRLFQGRVVEDTEGKKGESLLSSTPVVVLSTILGRTPTLEEYTTAVEGINLTKFAPSNKQLVM encoded by the coding sequence ATGAATACTTATCAAGATTACATTAAAGAAATCGAGGAAAGAAAAGGCCAAGGTCTTCATCCAAAGCCAATCGATGGTGCAGAATTAGCAAGCGAAATCATTTCACAGATTAAGGATGTTAACAATCCGTATAGAGAAGATTCGCTTAAATTTTTTATTTATAATACTTTACCGGGTACTACAAGTGCTGCAGGTGAAAAAGCTGAGTTTTTAAAAGAGATTATTCTTGGAGAAGCTGTAGTAAGTGAAATTACTCCTGCTTTTGCGTTTGAATTATTATCTCACATGAAAGGTGGTCCTTCTATCAAGGTACTGCTTGATTTAGCTTTGGGTAATGATGTTGCCATTGCAAAAGATGCAGCAAAAGTTCTTAAAACACAGGTTTTCCTTTACGAGGCAGATACAGATCGTTTAGTAGAGGCATTCAAAAATAATAATGAAGTTGCAAAAGAAATTCTGGAAAGCTACGCGCAAGCAGAATTCTTCACGAAACTTCCGGAAGTAGCTGACGAAATTAAAGTAGTTACTTTTATCGCCGGTGAAGGAGATATTTCAACAGATTTACTTTCTCCGGGTAATCAGGCGCATTCGCGTTCCGATCGTGAACTTCACGGACAGTGTATGATTACACCACAAGCTCAGCAGGAAATTAGAGCTTTACAGGCACAACATCCTGATAAAAGCATAATGTTAATTGCTGAAAAAGGAACAATGGGAGTTGGTTCTTCAAGAATGTCAGGTGTAAATAACGTAGCACTTTGGACAGGAAAACAATCAAGCCCGTATATTCCATTCGTAAATATTGCTCCAATTGTTGGAGGCACAAATGGTATTTCTCCAATTTTCTTAACGACAGTTGATGTTACCGGTGGTATTGGTCTTGACCTTAAAAACTGGGTTAAAAAAGTGGATGCAGCAGGTAATGTTGTGCGTAATGAAAATGACGAACCAATTTTAGAGCAAACGTATTCTGTAGCTACAGGGACTGTTTTAACAATTAATATTAAAGAGCGAAAACTTTACAATGGAGATCAGGAACTGATCGATATTTCTAAAGCATTTACTCCTCAAAAAATGGAATTTATCAAAGCAGGTGGTTCATATGCTATTGTATTTGGTAAAAAACTTCAAACATTCGCAGCAAAAACTTTAGGGGTTACGGCTCCGACTGTATTTGCTCCTTCAAAAGAAATTTCTCATGACGGACAAGGTCTTACAGCAGTAGAAAAAATCTTTAACAGAAATGCTGTAGGTTCGACACCAGGAAAAGTATTACACGCTGGTTCTGATGTTCGTGTTGAAGTAAATATTGTAGGTTCTCAGGATACTACTGGTCTTATGACAGCTCAGGAATTAGAATCTATGGCGGCAACTGTAATTTCACCAATCGTTGATGGTGCTTATCAGTCAGGATGTCACACTGCTTCAGTTTGGGATAAAAAAGCGCAGGCAAATATTCCTAAGTTGATGAAATTTATGAACGATTTCGGTTTAATCACAGCTCGTGACCCGAAAGGTGTTTACCATTCAATGACAGACGTAATCCACAAAGTATTAAACGATATCACTATTGATGAGTGGGCTATTATTATTGGTGGTGACTCTCATACGAGAATGTCAAAAGGGGTTGCTTTTGGTGCGGATTCAGGAACAGTTGCTCTGGCATTAGCGACAGGAGAGGCTTCTATGCCAATCCCGGAATCTGTAAAAGTAACTTTCAAAGGAGATATGAAAGGATATATGGATTTCCGTGATGTGGTTCACGCTACACAAGCTCAGATGTTGCATCAGTTTGGTGGAGAGAACGTATTCCAGGGTAGAATTATTGAGGTTCATATCGGTACGTTAAATGCAGATCAGGCGTTTACATTTACAGACTGGACTGCAGAGATGAAAGCAAAAGCTTCTATCTGTATTTCTGAGGATGATACTTTGATCGAATCATTGGAGATTGCTAAAGGCAGAATCCAGATTATGATCGATAAAGGAATGGATAATGACAAACACGTTCTTCAGGGATTGATCAATAAAGCGAATAAGAGAATTGAAGAGGTGAGAACTTCTGAGAAACCAGCTTTAACGCCAGATTCAAATGCTAAATATTATGCTGAAGTTATCGTTGATTTGGATCAGATTGCTGAACCAATGATTGCCGATCCGGACGTAAACAATGCTGATGTTTCTAAAAGATACACTCACGATACGATCAGACCGTTATCTTTCTATGGAGGAGAGAAAAAAGTAGATCTTGGATTTATCGGATCTTGTATGGTTCACAAAGGTGATATGAAAATCCTTGCTCAAATGTTGAAAAACGTAGAAGCGCAAAAAGGAAAAGTTGAATTTAAAGCGCCTTTGGTTGTTGCTCCGCCTACCTATAATATCGTAGACGAATTGAAAGCAGAAGGTGACTGGGAAGTTTTACAAAAATACTCAGGTTTTGAGTTTAACGATAGCGCTCCAAAAGGTGCAGCACGTACAGAATACGAAAACATGTTGTACTTAGAGCGTCCGGGATGTAACCTTTGTATGGGGAACCAGGAAAAAGCAGCAAAAGGAGATACGGTAATGGCAACTTCTACACGTCTTTTCCAGGGAAGAGTTGTGGAGGATACTGAAGGTAAAAAAGGAGAGTCTTTACTTTCTTCTACACCGGTTGTGGTATTGTCTACAATTTTGGGTAGAACTCCAACACTAGAGGAGTATACCACTGCAGTTGAAGGAATCAATTTAACTAAGTTTGCACCTTCAAACAAACAGTTAGTGATGTAA
- a CDS encoding aconitate hydratase: MAFDIEMIKKVYENMPGRVDKARELVGRPLTLTEKILYNHLWDGVPSQVFKRGVDYVDFAPDRVACQDATAQMALLQFMHAGKSKVAVPTTVHCDHLIQAKVDAATDLARAKTQSNEVFDFLSSVSNKYGIGFWKPGAGIIHQVVLENYAFPGGMMIGTDSHTVNAGGLGMVAIGVGGADAVDVMSGMAWELKFPKLIGVKLTGKLSGWTAPKDVILKVAGILTVKGGTGAIVEYFGEGATSMSCTGKGTICNMGAEIGATTSTFGYDASMGRYLRSTNRADVADAADKVASYLTGDPEVYANPEQYFDQVIEINLSELEPHLNGPFTPDLATPISKMKEEAIKNNWPLQIQVGLIGSCTNSSYEDISRAASLARQVSAKNLKTKSQFTITPGSEVVRYTIERDGFIDTFHKIGATVFANACGPCIGMWDRDGAEKEERNTIVHSFNRNFSKRADGNPNTLAFVGSPELVTAMAIAGDLSFNPLTDTLINEDGEEVMLEEPTGDELPPKGFDVKDPGFQSPAEDGSGVQVVVSPTSERLQLLAPFDAWDGKNITGAKLLIKAFGKCTTDHISMAGPWLRFRGHLDNISNNMLIGAVNAFNQKTNSVKNQLTGQYDAVPAVARAYKAAGVPSIVVGDHNYGEGSSREHAAMEPRFLGVKAVLVKSFARIHETNLKKQGLLGLTFANEKDYDKIKEDDTINFTDLTQFAPGKPLTLEFVHADGTKDIILANHTYNQGQIGWFVAGSALNLIAAGKA, encoded by the coding sequence ATGGCTTTTGATATTGAAATGATTAAAAAAGTGTATGAGAACATGCCCGGTCGTGTTGATAAAGCACGAGAGCTTGTTGGTCGCCCACTTACGTTAACAGAGAAAATTTTATACAATCACCTTTGGGACGGAGTACCGTCTCAGGTGTTTAAAAGAGGAGTAGATTATGTTGATTTTGCCCCGGATCGTGTAGCCTGTCAGGATGCAACAGCACAGATGGCATTATTGCAGTTTATGCATGCCGGAAAATCTAAAGTAGCGGTACCTACAACAGTACATTGCGATCACCTGATTCAGGCAAAAGTAGATGCTGCAACCGATTTGGCAAGGGCAAAAACACAAAGTAACGAGGTTTTTGACTTCCTTTCATCTGTTTCTAATAAATACGGAATTGGCTTCTGGAAACCGGGAGCAGGAATTATTCATCAGGTTGTACTTGAAAATTACGCTTTCCCCGGCGGAATGATGATTGGTACCGATTCTCACACCGTAAATGCAGGTGGATTAGGGATGGTTGCGATTGGTGTTGGTGGAGCTGATGCTGTAGACGTGATGTCAGGCATGGCTTGGGAGTTGAAGTTTCCAAAGTTAATAGGAGTAAAACTAACCGGTAAGTTATCAGGTTGGACAGCTCCTAAGGATGTTATTCTTAAAGTAGCCGGTATACTTACGGTAAAAGGTGGTACAGGAGCTATTGTTGAGTATTTTGGCGAAGGAGCAACTTCTATGTCTTGTACCGGAAAAGGGACGATTTGTAACATGGGCGCCGAAATTGGAGCTACCACTTCAACTTTTGGTTATGATGCTTCTATGGGGCGTTACCTGCGTTCTACAAACAGAGCCGATGTTGCGGATGCCGCCGATAAAGTAGCTTCTTATCTAACAGGAGATCCGGAAGTATATGCTAACCCGGAACAATATTTTGATCAGGTGATCGAAATTAATTTATCTGAATTGGAACCGCATTTAAATGGTCCTTTCACTCCGGACTTAGCGACTCCAATTTCTAAAATGAAAGAGGAAGCTATCAAAAATAATTGGCCTTTACAGATTCAAGTAGGTTTAATTGGTTCTTGTACCAATTCCTCTTACGAAGATATTTCCCGAGCGGCTTCTTTAGCCCGACAGGTAAGTGCGAAAAACTTAAAAACAAAATCTCAATTTACCATTACGCCGGGTTCCGAAGTAGTTCGTTATACCATCGAGCGTGATGGTTTTATTGATACCTTTCATAAAATTGGAGCGACTGTTTTTGCTAATGCCTGCGGACCTTGTATTGGTATGTGGGACAGAGACGGAGCGGAAAAAGAAGAAAGAAACACCATTGTGCACTCTTTCAATCGTAACTTCTCCAAACGTGCAGATGGTAATCCAAATACTTTAGCCTTCGTAGGTTCGCCTGAATTGGTGACTGCTATGGCTATTGCAGGAGATTTAAGTTTTAATCCGTTAACAGATACTTTAATCAACGAAGATGGAGAAGAAGTAATGTTAGAGGAACCTACAGGAGACGAATTGCCTCCAAAAGGATTTGATGTTAAAGATCCTGGATTCCAGTCTCCTGCTGAAGATGGTTCAGGAGTTCAGGTAGTGGTAAGCCCAACATCTGAGCGTTTGCAATTATTAGCACCTTTTGATGCCTGGGACGGTAAAAACATTACGGGTGCTAAATTGTTGATCAAAGCATTCGGAAAATGTACTACCGACCACATTTCTATGGCGGGACCATGGTTGCGTTTCCGTGGACATCTGGATAATATTTCGAACAATATGCTGATTGGTGCCGTAAATGCCTTCAATCAAAAAACAAATTCGGTTAAAAATCAATTAACAGGGCAATACGATGCTGTTCCTGCTGTAGCACGTGCCTACAAAGCTGCCGGAGTTCCATCTATTGTTGTGGGAGATCATAACTACGGAGAAGGTTCTTCGCGTGAGCATGCCGCTATGGAGCCTCGCTTTTTAGGAGTTAAAGCGGTGTTGGTAAAATCTTTTGCCCGTATCCACGAAACCAACCTTAAAAAGCAAGGTCTTTTAGGATTGACTTTTGCTAATGAAAAGGATTATGATAAAATCAAGGAGGATGATACTATTAATTTCACTGATTTAACCCAGTTTGCTCCCGGAAAACCATTAACATTAGAGTTCGTTCACGCCGATGGCACCAAAGACATTATTCTGGCGAACCATACTTACAACCAAGGTCAGATTGGCTGGTTTGTAGCAGGTTCAGCTTTAAACTTAATTGCTGCCGGAAAAGCTTAA
- a CDS encoding peptidoglycan endopeptidase, whose amino-acid sequence MVFRLIAILFFFSVGAFSQEKYIKHKISQGENLTVIAKKYGVKPKDITAANPNAPKVLKLNSVLLIPNRNKTVAKTAAKKPEEIIANVTPETTPGSHEVAAKETLWGISKKYNVSVDDLKKVNPLLESEGLKIGQQIAIPSNTATTTATTVPVIEKVQEPAMVEVTREVLSKETKYAIAKEFGITVKELEKQNPAIKKRLKVGYLLKINVSPEKAAALQEIKPIETTTSTPSIQIAEETVVKKDSTFVRGISNNLELIEQLIVNATENIGTRYRSGGTTKAGFDCSGLMICTFNNFDIKLPRSSIEQSRIGVRVDTDAAQKGDLIFFKTNGRRRINHVGMVVEVTEGEIKFVHSSTHGGVMISSTKEPYYQRSFSQVNRVLQ is encoded by the coding sequence ATGGTTTTCAGGTTAATAGCAATTTTGTTTTTTTTCAGTGTTGGTGCTTTCTCACAAGAAAAGTATATTAAGCATAAAATCTCACAAGGAGAAAATCTTACTGTAATTGCTAAAAAGTACGGAGTAAAACCAAAAGATATTACAGCAGCAAATCCTAATGCACCCAAAGTTCTAAAGTTAAATTCGGTTTTGTTAATCCCAAATCGCAATAAAACAGTTGCAAAAACAGCTGCCAAAAAGCCTGAAGAAATTATTGCAAATGTTACTCCGGAAACTACTCCCGGCTCCCATGAAGTTGCTGCCAAAGAAACGCTTTGGGGAATTTCTAAAAAATACAATGTTTCAGTTGATGACTTAAAAAAGGTCAATCCGCTTCTGGAAAGTGAAGGTTTAAAAATCGGACAGCAAATTGCTATTCCATCCAATACAGCTACAACAACTGCAACAACAGTTCCGGTAATCGAGAAAGTTCAGGAACCTGCAATGGTTGAGGTAACCCGGGAAGTTTTGTCAAAAGAAACGAAATATGCGATAGCAAAGGAGTTTGGGATAACCGTTAAAGAACTGGAAAAACAAAATCCTGCAATTAAAAAGAGACTAAAAGTGGGGTACCTGCTTAAGATTAATGTTTCTCCGGAAAAAGCAGCAGCCTTACAAGAAATAAAGCCTATCGAAACCACAACATCGACACCATCCATACAAATTGCTGAGGAAACTGTTGTAAAAAAAGATTCCACATTTGTTAGAGGAATAAGTAATAATTTGGAACTTATTGAGCAATTGATTGTAAATGCAACAGAGAATATTGGGACTCGTTACCGGTCAGGCGGAACTACAAAAGCTGGTTTTGACTGCTCAGGATTAATGATTTGCACCTTTAATAATTTTGACATTAAACTGCCTAGAAGTTCGATCGAACAATCCAGAATTGGGGTTAGAGTTGACACCGATGCCGCACAAAAAGGAGATTTAATTTTCTTTAAAACTAACGGAAGACGCCGTATCAATCATGTTGGGATGGTAGTCGAAGTGACCGAAGGAGAGATTAAGTTTGTGCATTCTTCTACACATGGTGGGGTAATGATTTCATCTACAAAGGAACCTTATTACCAAAGAAGTTTTTCTCAGGTAAACCGTGTTCTTCAATAG
- a CDS encoding response regulator, which translates to MEIKPIFLVIEDNLIDQLVIKQLLTKVLDIDQIIIANNGREGIQWLVTKNNDHPLIILLDIQMPIMNGFEFLEEFHKLKKEIKKGIQIYILSSTLDPDEIAAITANKYVSAFLNKPFPIDEFKTILLNY; encoded by the coding sequence ATGGAAATTAAGCCCATATTCCTAGTCATTGAAGACAATTTGATTGATCAGCTTGTCATCAAACAACTACTGACAAAAGTCCTTGATATCGATCAGATCATCATTGCGAATAATGGCAGAGAAGGAATTCAGTGGCTTGTTACTAAAAACAATGACCACCCGCTTATCATTTTACTGGATATTCAAATGCCAATAATGAATGGTTTTGAATTCTTAGAAGAATTTCATAAATTAAAAAAAGAAATTAAAAAAGGAATTCAAATTTACATACTTTCATCGACTTTAGATCCTGACGAAATTGCTGCAATTACGGCAAATAAGTATGTAAGTGCTTTTTTAAACAAGCCGTTTCCAATAGATGAATTTAAAACAATACTGCTTAACTATTGA
- a CDS encoding sensor histidine kinase, whose translation MSKSPFFKNIRFPNVFILLIIVFISCALLICINFFTIKILSANRAYVHGESHYSKGQKDAVRYLIMYLFTKDTNQWKLFSQELKVPQGDGIARRSLLKYGDSEIARKGFLTGRNHKDDLDDIVWLFVNFKDVSFLAKAIHEWGQGDELIAKLSTLGQQVDGQIKQNLLTPASQQKFLNEISTISDKLTINERNFLNTLGEGTRKIKSLLIITNIFFILIIVISVCTYYSIMVKRLLISKKEIEEKNENLIHVNHELDRFVYSASHDLRSPITSLKGLIEITQLEDDIQQVRDYLTLMHKSLIRQDQFIVDIIDYSKNKRKQVIIEPVSLKEIFDESISQLMHIENANKIKFTKELLIDTIQSDDLRLRIIISNLLSNAIKYADINKEEMFISIKTYTEEGYDKIEITDNGIGIKDEFKNNIFEMYFGTNKNKGSGLGLYIVKEAVENIKGSISVFSENTIGSKFIVAIPNYHGN comes from the coding sequence ATGTCTAAGAGTCCGTTTTTTAAAAATATACGTTTCCCGAATGTTTTCATTCTATTGATAATTGTATTTATTTCCTGCGCTTTACTTATCTGTATCAACTTTTTCACCATAAAAATACTCTCCGCAAACAGGGCTTATGTCCATGGTGAATCACATTATTCAAAAGGACAAAAGGATGCGGTACGATATCTCATTATGTACCTTTTCACTAAAGATACAAACCAATGGAAGCTCTTTTCTCAGGAATTAAAAGTCCCTCAGGGTGATGGTATTGCGAGGAGATCGCTTTTGAAATATGGAGACAGCGAAATTGCCCGAAAAGGGTTTCTGACAGGACGAAATCATAAAGATGACCTGGATGATATTGTCTGGTTGTTTGTAAACTTCAAAGATGTCTCTTTTTTGGCAAAAGCGATTCACGAATGGGGTCAGGGTGACGAATTAATCGCTAAATTATCCACGTTGGGTCAGCAAGTCGATGGCCAGATCAAACAAAATCTGCTGACACCGGCCAGTCAGCAAAAATTTCTTAACGAAATTAGTACCATCAGCGACAAACTCACTATTAACGAACGTAACTTCCTGAATACATTAGGAGAAGGAACACGAAAAATCAAAAGCCTTCTCATCATCACCAATATTTTTTTTATTCTGATCATCGTAATAAGCGTATGCACTTATTACTCGATTATGGTAAAACGTCTGCTCATTTCGAAGAAAGAAATTGAAGAAAAAAATGAAAACCTAATCCACGTAAATCATGAACTGGACCGATTTGTCTATAGCGCATCACACGATTTAAGATCACCTATAACATCACTAAAAGGATTGATCGAAATTACCCAGCTTGAAGATGACATTCAGCAAGTCAGAGACTACCTGACACTTATGCACAAAAGTCTTATCAGGCAGGATCAGTTTATAGTTGATATTATCGATTACTCTAAAAATAAACGCAAACAAGTTATTATAGAACCTGTCAGTTTAAAAGAAATATTTGACGAATCCATTTCACAGTTGATGCATATTGAAAATGCCAATAAAATAAAATTCACAAAAGAACTGTTAATCGATACCATTCAAAGCGATGACTTGCGTCTGAGAATCATTATCTCGAATTTGCTCTCGAATGCTATAAAATACGCTGACATTAATAAGGAGGAAATGTTTATTTCAATTAAAACTTATACGGAAGAGGGTTACGACAAAATTGAAATAACAGATAACGGTATTGGAATTAAAGATGAATTTAAAAACAATATTTTTGAAATGTATTTTGGTACGAACAAAAACAAAGGTTCGGGATTAGGTCTTTACATTGTAAAAGAAGCTGTAGAAAACATCAAAGGAAGTATTTCTGTTTTCTCTGAAAACACTATCGGAAGTAAATTTATTGTAGCAATTCCAAATTATCATGGAAATTAA
- a CDS encoding DUF5958 family protein — MEQLSKEEIIINKIAQDKIDFNIGVQLLLEDAEYNFERLFTTLKNYIFNSIPEKMHYNTETYQNAIHTIPLKSTYTPIVLLKNFPTRIAFYKLAELPENENKKILTSLLWIFKVTDTERRNTACKNGCGHYWHEYE, encoded by the coding sequence ATGGAACAACTGTCTAAAGAAGAGATAATAATAAATAAGATTGCCCAAGATAAAATAGACTTTAATATTGGGGTACAGCTTTTATTAGAAGATGCTGAATATAATTTCGAAAGACTTTTTACCACTTTAAAAAATTATATCTTCAACTCTATTCCCGAAAAAATGCATTACAATACAGAAACTTATCAAAATGCTATTCATACTATTCCATTAAAATCAACCTATACCCCGATTGTACTTTTAAAAAATTTCCCAACACGAATTGCTTTTTACAAACTAGCGGAACTTCCTGAAAACGAGAACAAAAAAATTCTAACCTCACTACTTTGGATTTTTAAAGTAACAGACACTGAACGAAGAAATACAGCGTGTAAAAATGGCTGTGGGCACTATTGGCATGAATATGAATAA
- a CDS encoding APC family permease — translation MQENDQEHFKRELGLLDGTMLVVGSMIGSGIFIVSADIARQVGSAGWLTLIWLLSGLITVIAAVSYGELSAMFPKAGGQYVYLKEAYNKLIAFLYGWSFFAVIQTGTIAAVGVAFSKFAAYLYEPLSDENILYELGFFKLNAAQLVSIFTIIVLTFINSRGVKNGKILQTVLTIIKILSLLGLIIFGLTLGAKASIWDANWTDGWVTRSYNAESGSWLPISGTTLITGISAAMVGSLFSSDAWNGVTFIAGEIKNPKRNVGLSLFLGTFIVTIIYVLTNLMYLAVVPFEEIATAKSDRVAVVASHYIFGNIGTLIIAIMIMISTFACNNGLIMAGARVYYTMAKDGVFFKKAAVLNESSVPGWALWAQCFWASALCLTGKYGDLLDFVIIIVLIFYILTIYGIFILRKKMPNIERPYKAFGYPFLPMLYIVIASAICISLLITKFSTCGWGVLIMLTGIPVYYLNKPKEV, via the coding sequence ATGCAAGAAAACGACCAGGAACATTTTAAAAGAGAACTTGGATTATTAGACGGAACCATGCTTGTGGTAGGTTCTATGATTGGATCAGGAATATTTATTGTGAGTGCCGATATCGCCAGACAGGTAGGTTCGGCAGGATGGTTAACTTTAATTTGGCTGCTCTCCGGACTGATTACAGTTATAGCCGCAGTAAGTTATGGTGAACTTAGCGCGATGTTTCCAAAAGCAGGAGGACAGTACGTGTATTTAAAGGAGGCTTACAATAAACTAATTGCCTTTTTGTACGGATGGAGCTTTTTTGCTGTAATTCAGACCGGAACAATTGCTGCGGTAGGAGTTGCTTTTTCAAAATTTGCGGCTTATTTATACGAACCATTAAGCGATGAAAATATACTTTATGAATTAGGTTTCTTCAAACTCAACGCCGCTCAGTTGGTTTCGATTTTTACAATTATTGTATTGACCTTCATTAATAGTAGAGGGGTGAAAAACGGAAAAATTCTGCAAACTGTTTTAACCATCATCAAAATTTTGTCATTGTTGGGATTAATTATTTTTGGACTAACCTTAGGAGCAAAAGCTTCAATCTGGGATGCCAATTGGACTGATGGCTGGGTGACACGTAGCTATAATGCCGAAAGCGGTTCATGGCTGCCTATTAGTGGAACCACTTTGATTACCGGAATTTCTGCCGCAATGGTGGGGTCGTTATTTTCCAGTGATGCCTGGAATGGAGTTACCTTTATTGCAGGAGAAATAAAAAATCCAAAACGAAATGTTGGTCTAAGTTTGTTTTTAGGAACTTTTATAGTAACGATTATTTATGTGCTAACCAATTTGATGTATTTGGCGGTAGTTCCGTTTGAGGAGATTGCTACAGCTAAATCAGACCGAGTAGCGGTAGTGGCTTCGCATTACATTTTTGGCAATATTGGTACATTGATTATAGCAATAATGATTATGATTTCGACTTTTGCCTGCAACAACGGATTAATTATGGCAGGTGCGAGAGTGTATTATACGATGGCAAAAGACGGTGTTTTCTTTAAAAAAGCAGCTGTTTTAAACGAGTCCAGTGTTCCTGGATGGGCTTTGTGGGCACAGTGTTTCTGGGCTTCGGCTTTGTGTCTGACAGGAAAGTATGGAGATCTGCTGGATTTTGTAATCATCATTGTATTGATTTTCTATATTTTAACGATTTACGGTATTTTTATTTTGAGAAAAAAGATGCCGAATATTGAAAGACCTTACAAAGCTTTTGGATATCCGTTTTTGCCTATGTTGTATATTGTAATCGCAAGTGCAATCTGTATTTCGCTATTAATTACCAAATTCTCGACTTGTGGATGGGGAGTTTTAATTATGCTGACCGGAATACCAGTGTACTACCTGAATAAACCGAAAGAAGTTTAA
- a CDS encoding DUF1810 domain-containing protein codes for MAYSNNDLMRFLDAQNKLYLTALSEIKKGKKETHWMWFIFPQIKGLGKSDTANYYAINDLKEATEFLEHPILGKHLIEISELFLTFKRKSADGILGDLDARKLRSSMTLFSLVENTNPVFQEILDAFFSGETDPLTLSIINSTIESTVEAEIA; via the coding sequence ATGGCTTATTCAAACAATGATTTAATGCGTTTTTTAGATGCACAAAACAAACTTTATCTTACTGCTCTTTCCGAAATCAAAAAAGGAAAAAAGGAGACACACTGGATGTGGTTCATTTTTCCTCAGATAAAAGGATTGGGTAAGAGCGATACAGCAAATTATTACGCCATTAACGATCTAAAAGAAGCAACCGAGTTTTTAGAACACCCTATTTTAGGAAAACATCTTATCGAAATTTCAGAGTTGTTTTTAACTTTTAAAAGAAAATCAGCCGATGGAATTTTAGGAGATTTAGACGCTCGTAAATTACGTTCGTCTATGACGCTTTTCTCTTTGGTAGAAAATACAAATCCTGTATTTCAGGAAATTTTGGATGCTTTCTTTTCAGGAGAAACAGATCCTCTTACTTTATCTATTATTAATTCAACGATAGAATCAACTGTTGAAGCCGAAATCGCTTAA